The sequence AGATCTGGTCGATGGCGCCGTGATCGAGCAGGAATTCCGAACGCTGGAAGCCTTCCGGCAACGTTTCGCGCACGGTCTGCTCGATCACGCGCGGGCCGGCGAAGCCGATCAATGCATGCGGCTCGGCGATGTTGATGTCGCCCAGCATCGCGAACGACGCCGACACGCCACCGGTGGTGGGATGGGTCAGCACCGAGATGTAAGGCAGGCCAGCTTCGCGCAGGCGACCGAGCGCTGCGGAGGTCTTGGCCATCTGCATCAGCGAGAACAGGCCTTCCTGCATGCGCGCGCCGCCACTGGCAGAGAAGCACACGAACGGGCAGCCCACTTCCAGCGCCACTTCGGCCGCACGTGCGAAACGCTCGCCGACCACCGAGCCCATCGAGCCGCCCATGAACGCGAAGTCGAACGCGGCGGCAACCAGCGGGTTGCCCTTCAGCGTGCCGCGCATGGCGATCAGCGCGTCGTATTCGCCGCTGGCCTTCTGGCTGGCCTTGATGCGTTCGCCGTAGCGCTTCTGGTCCTTGAACTTGAGCACGTCGACCGGGCCCAGCTGGGCGGCGATTTCGGTGGTCGCAGTTTCCGGGTCGAATAGCGAGTTCAGACGCGCGCGGGCGCGAATGGCCATGTGGTGGTCACACTTCGGACACACCTCCAGGTTCTCCTCAAGCTCCGGGCCGTACAGCGCGCTGCCGCAGTTGCTGCACTTTTCCCACAGACCCTCGGGAACGCTGCGCTTCTTGGCCGGGGTGTTCTCGGTGCGGATGCCGGAGGGCATCAATTTGCTGAGCCAACTCATGCGTGTATGACAATCCATGCAGGGCGGCGATGCGAGCCGCAGAGGGGCGACAGTCTAACGCAGCGCCCCAGGCTGGTGCAGCGCGGGGTCATGGCGGTTTTGGCTGAGCGTTGTAGGACAGGCTATTGGACAGTGAGCGACGGGTTGGCTTGTTGCTGGACGATGCTTGCGCAACGCGCGCGCCTCTTCCCGCACGGCGCTGCCTGGCGCATCGACTCACCCCAACCCCTCTCTTGCAGAAGGGGGCTTTGCCCCCTTCTCCGGCCGGTCATGCCCCCCTTCATGGGGCAGGTGCCGCGCAGGAGTGGATGAGAATGCGGGCGAAGCCAGACGCATCCACGCCGGACAAGCGTTAGTCTGGTTTCAGGGGTGATCCAGCGCCTGACGTAACGGGGCCAGGAAGGCTTCGGCCCCTTCGCGGGCGCTGCGCACATCGGCGGCTTCGGCCAGGGCCGCAACCAGCGCGCTACCAACGACGACGCCATCGGCATCGACCGCCATTGCGGCGGCGCTGGCAGCATCCTTGATGCCAAAGCCGGCCACCACCGGCGCACCGGCGCGCTGTCGCAACTGGCGCAGGCGATCGCTGGCGGCATGGGTATCGAGCAGATTCGACGCGCCAGTCACGCCGGCAAAGCTCACGTAATACAGATAGCCCTGCGCGGTGCTGCACAGCATGTCCAGGCGCTGCTCGCTAGTAGTCGGCGAGGCCAGCGCGATCAGGGCCAGCCCGACCTCGGTGAAGATTTCGCGGGTCTCGTCGGCTTCCTCCGGCGGCAGGTCGACCAACAGCAGGCCGTCCACGCCAGCGGCGACCGCGGCTTCGGCGAAACGCCGCGTGCCGTGGATTTCGATCGGATTGAGGTAGCCCATCAGCACCACCGGGGTGGTGGCGTCTTCGCGGCGGAATTCGTGCACCGCTTCCAGCACATAGGCCAGGCCGGCACCACGTCCCAGCGCGCGCTCGGAACTGCGCTGGATGGTGGGACCGTCGGCCATCGGGTCGGAAAACGGCACACCCAGTTCGATCACGTCGGCACCGGCGCGAACCAGCGCGTGCATCACCGGCACGGTGGCTTCCAGCGACGGGTCGCCGGCGGTGATGAACGGAATCAGTGCCTTGCGGCCGGCCTGACGCAGTGCGTCAAACCGCGCAGCGATACGGTCTGGCGCGCGGCTCATGCGCAGCCCTCCACCAGTTGCACGGCGTCCCAGCTTCCCCAGTACATCGATGTCACAGTGCCTTCTCCGGTTTCATAGCGAACGGCGAACTCGCCTTGCGGGTCGCGCCAGGTCAGATAATGATCGTTGCCGCCGTCGCGGCCATATTTATGCGGCTGGACGCTGTAGCCCGCTGGCAGGCGCGCCCGCGCGGCGGCTTCGCTGTCGCCGACATGGATGCCAAACGGGCCGCCCGGGCCCGGATCGGCGATGTCGAAACGCACGATGCGATCGTCTTCGACCATCATCGCCACGCCGTTGGGTAACAGCCCAGCCTCGACATGGCCGCACGGTCCAAGCGGCCCCGCGTTGAGCGGTACCCAGTGCGCACGTGCTTCCAGCTCACTGAAGCGCTGGCCAATGCGCACCCCGCCACTGCGATCCAGTTGCGGCGCAGGCGCCGCGGCCAGGGCCAGTCCAGAGATGCACAGCAGTGCCAATCCGCTGCCCAACCTGCGCACCTGGGTTGCGATCACAGCACCATGCCTTCGCGCGCGGCGATGGTGTGCACGTCCTTGTCGCCGCGCCCAGACAGGTTGCACAGGATCAGCGCGTCCTTGGGCATCTCGCGCGCCAGCTTGATCGACTGCGCCACCGCGTGGCTGGATTCGAGCGCGGCGAGAATGCCTTCGGTATGCGCCAGCAGATGGAACGCCGCCATCGCCTCGTCATCGGTGATGCCCTGATACACGGCGCGACCGCTATCCGACAGGAACGCGTGCTCGGGCCCGACGCCGGGGTAATCCAGGCCGGCGGAGATCGAATGGGTTTCGGTGATCTGGCCGTCGTCGTCGCAAATCACGTAGGTGCGATTGCCGTGCAGCACGCCGGGGCGTCCGGCAGCGATGGACGCGGCATGGCGGCCGGTAGCGATGCCGTCGCCCGCGGCTTCGGC comes from Xanthomonas vesicatoria ATCC 35937 and encodes:
- the accD gene encoding acetyl-CoA carboxylase, carboxyltransferase subunit beta — its product is MSWLSKLMPSGIRTENTPAKKRSVPEGLWEKCSNCGSALYGPELEENLEVCPKCDHHMAIRARARLNSLFDPETATTEIAAQLGPVDVLKFKDQKRYGERIKASQKASGEYDALIAMRGTLKGNPLVAAAFDFAFMGGSMGSVVGERFARAAEVALEVGCPFVCFSASGGARMQEGLFSLMQMAKTSAALGRLREAGLPYISVLTHPTTGGVSASFAMLGDINIAEPHALIGFAGPRVIEQTVRETLPEGFQRSEFLLDHGAIDQICDRREMRDRIADLTAMMMRQARPQEVVA
- the trpA gene encoding tryptophan synthase subunit alpha, whose product is MSRAPDRIAARFDALRQAGRKALIPFITAGDPSLEATVPVMHALVRAGADVIELGVPFSDPMADGPTIQRSSERALGRGAGLAYVLEAVHEFRREDATTPVVLMGYLNPIEIHGTRRFAEAAVAAGVDGLLLVDLPPEEADETREIFTEVGLALIALASPTTSEQRLDMLCSTAQGYLYYVSFAGVTGASNLLDTHAASDRLRQLRQRAGAPVVAGFGIKDAASAAAMAVDADGVVVGSALVAALAEAADVRSAREGAEAFLAPLRQALDHP